The proteins below come from a single Roseiconus lacunae genomic window:
- a CDS encoding beta-ribofuranosylaminobenzene 5'-phosphate synthase, whose amino-acid sequence MLCRTQVVGEDGGLAKMTTLPDSITIRTGARLHFGLLDCKPPFGGLGLMIDSPATEVEAVSDKSFAIDSSIESAGLAARTKAIASRAAKHFRCGEADEIRLPPIKLKLKCQPPKHSGFGSGTQYSLAIAEACCRAIAFETVPEETMVIDIAGRARRSAVGAHGYLAGGLIYETNDDCSPRLNPIAKRIDLPRQWRVLLVRPRKAKPAVAGADEQRRFDQLRHDRKRTEMLIRLVEDEVMPAAARQDFHGFSEAIERYNRESGLLFASIQGGPYNGTAVNGAIDRLKQLGAVGVGQSSWGPTVFAWCEDRSRADSLASSLSGSDWVTLVTTAKAGGRTLTTPGQ is encoded by the coding sequence ATGCTATGTCGAACGCAAGTTGTCGGCGAGGACGGGGGACTCGCTAAGATGACCACGCTTCCTGACTCAATCACAATCAGGACCGGTGCACGCTTGCATTTCGGGTTGCTCGACTGCAAGCCTCCCTTCGGCGGCTTGGGGCTCATGATCGATAGCCCGGCGACGGAAGTCGAGGCCGTTTCGGACAAGTCGTTTGCGATTGATTCGTCCATTGAATCGGCTGGTCTAGCTGCTCGGACAAAAGCGATTGCGAGTCGCGCCGCGAAACACTTTCGTTGCGGCGAGGCCGATGAGATTCGACTGCCGCCGATCAAGTTGAAGTTGAAATGCCAGCCGCCAAAACACAGCGGCTTTGGAAGCGGAACACAGTACTCGCTTGCGATCGCGGAGGCTTGCTGTCGCGCGATCGCTTTCGAAACCGTTCCGGAAGAAACGATGGTCATCGACATCGCCGGGCGCGCCCGCCGCAGCGCCGTCGGTGCGCATGGATACCTGGCAGGCGGGCTGATCTACGAAACCAACGATGACTGTAGCCCGCGGTTGAACCCGATCGCGAAGCGAATTGATTTGCCGCGGCAGTGGCGAGTCCTCTTGGTGCGACCTCGAAAGGCCAAGCCGGCCGTTGCCGGGGCTGACGAGCAGCGACGGTTTGATCAACTTCGCCATGATCGCAAGCGGACCGAGATGCTGATCCGCTTGGTCGAAGACGAAGTGATGCCGGCCGCCGCCCGGCAAGATTTCCATGGGTTTAGCGAGGCAATTGAACGGTACAACCGCGAGAGCGGGTTGTTGTTTGCCTCCATCCAAGGCGGACCCTATAACGGAACTGCCGTCAACGGTGCCATCGATCGATTGAAGCAACTTGGCGCTGTTGGCGTCGGCCAAAGCAGTTGGGGGCCGACCGTGTTCGCTTGGTGTGAGGATCGATCACGCGCCGATTCGCTTGCGAGTTCGCTTTCCGGCAGTGATTGGGTCACGCTGGTCACAACCGCAAAAGCCGGCGGAAGGACGTTGACGACACCGGGGCAATAG
- a CDS encoding DUF447 domain-containing protein produces the protein MILETIVTTVDLHGRVNLAPMGPWVEFPQRLRRERADDPGFLLRPYDGSQTIKNLLQTRRATIHLTDDARLIAQAAIGPIDDADQRVTLREIADADPDDAYSAVNKATHAAEPAPDRGITSAQSHAILNECHRWFAIHVDQIRATPPRNEMRCRVIDQGIEGPFIGFNRAKHAVIEAAILATRVGLIDDDVIRVQLDGLRSPVEKTASDDERVAFEMIECYVERKLSARTGDSLR, from the coding sequence GTGATCCTTGAAACCATCGTCACCACCGTTGATCTTCATGGTCGAGTTAATCTTGCGCCGATGGGCCCGTGGGTTGAATTTCCACAGCGTTTGCGTCGGGAGCGGGCCGATGATCCAGGGTTCCTGCTCAGGCCGTACGATGGATCTCAGACGATTAAAAACTTGTTGCAAACCCGACGCGCTACGATTCATCTGACCGACGACGCACGGCTGATCGCCCAGGCCGCGATCGGCCCAATCGATGACGCTGATCAACGCGTAACCCTGCGAGAGATCGCTGATGCCGATCCTGACGACGCCTATTCTGCGGTGAACAAGGCAACACACGCGGCCGAGCCGGCACCAGACCGGGGGATCACTTCGGCCCAATCGCATGCGATTTTGAACGAGTGTCATCGCTGGTTTGCGATCCACGTCGATCAGATTCGAGCGACGCCTCCACGCAATGAAATGCGATGTCGCGTGATTGACCAAGGGATCGAAGGGCCCTTCATCGGCTTTAATCGCGCCAAGCATGCGGTGATCGAGGCAGCGATCCTTGCGACACGGGTCGGTTTGATCGACGATGACGTGATCCGAGTTCAGTTGGACGGCTTGCGCTCGCCGGTCGAGAAGACCGCCAGTGACGACGAGCGTGTTGCGTTTGAAATGATCGAATGCTATGTCGAACGCAAGTTGTCGGCGAGGACGGGGGACTCGCTAAGATGA
- a CDS encoding anthranilate synthase component II, whose amino-acid sequence MILLLDNQDSFVHNLARYFRLTGAETRVIRSNQITAEEVFDLAPCAIVLSPGPLGPEEAGCSMDVVAKADAELPILGVCLGHQAIGAALGGKITQSAPRHGLASPLRHDDQGVFAGCPNPVEVARYHSLVVSEDGLPDDLIVTAKSLDDNCIMGLRHRVRPVFGVQFHPESVLSPCGQQIIHNFASLIRHRDP is encoded by the coding sequence ATGATTCTGCTGTTGGACAACCAGGATTCATTCGTGCATAACTTGGCGCGTTATTTTCGCCTTACCGGTGCCGAAACGCGAGTGATTCGAAGTAATCAAATCACTGCCGAAGAGGTGTTCGACCTCGCACCGTGTGCGATAGTGCTCTCTCCCGGACCATTGGGACCCGAGGAGGCCGGGTGCAGCATGGACGTGGTGGCCAAAGCGGATGCCGAACTTCCTATCCTGGGGGTTTGTTTAGGGCACCAAGCGATCGGCGCCGCCCTGGGAGGCAAAATTACTCAAAGTGCACCGCGACATGGTTTGGCCAGCCCGCTGCGACATGATGATCAAGGAGTCTTTGCCGGTTGTCCCAATCCAGTCGAGGTGGCACGGTATCACTCGTTGGTCGTTTCCGAAGATGGCTTGCCAGACGATCTGATCGTGACCGCGAAAAGCTTGGATGACAATTGCATCATGGGCTTGCGGCATCGTGTTCGTCCGGTGTTCGGCGTCCAGTTTCATCCCGAATCGGTCCTCAGCCCCTGCGGGCAACAGATCATTCATAATTTTGCTAGCCTGATTCGTCATCGTGATCCTTGA
- the fba gene encoding class II fructose-bisphosphate aldolase (catalyzes the reversible aldol condensation of dihydroxyacetonephosphate and glyceraldehyde 3-phosphate in the Calvin cycle, glycolysis, and/or gluconeogenesis), whose amino-acid sequence MALVPLRVVLDHAAENDYGVAAFNVNNMEQIQAIMEAAEETDSPVIIQASRGARAYSQDAYLRHLMVAATELYPNIPIVMHQDHGNSPETCQSAIENGFTSVMMDGSLKEDGKTPADYDYNVAVTKKVVDLAHAQNVSVEGELGCLGSLESGGGEQEDGHGAVGELSHDQLLTDPDEAARFVEETGVDALAVAIGTSHGAYKFTKKPTGEVLAMDRIEAIHAKIPNTHLVMHGSSSVPQELQDIINQFGGEMKQTYGVPVEEIQRGIKSGVRKINVDTDCRMAITGAIRKVLTEDPSAFDPRAYLKPARTAMKEVCVARMTAFGQAGNGAKLRATL is encoded by the coding sequence ATGGCATTGGTCCCTCTTCGCGTCGTCTTGGACCACGCTGCGGAAAACGATTACGGCGTCGCGGCGTTTAACGTCAACAATATGGAACAAATCCAGGCGATCATGGAAGCCGCCGAAGAAACGGATTCTCCAGTGATCATCCAAGCTTCGCGTGGAGCACGTGCCTACAGCCAAGACGCTTATCTGCGTCACTTGATGGTCGCCGCGACGGAACTGTACCCGAACATTCCGATCGTCATGCACCAAGATCACGGCAACAGCCCTGAAACTTGCCAATCGGCGATCGAGAACGGTTTCACCAGCGTGATGATGGATGGATCGCTGAAAGAAGACGGAAAAACCCCCGCCGATTACGACTACAACGTCGCCGTAACTAAGAAAGTTGTCGACTTGGCACACGCCCAAAACGTCAGTGTCGAAGGCGAACTCGGCTGCCTAGGGTCGCTCGAATCGGGCGGTGGCGAGCAAGAAGATGGCCACGGTGCGGTTGGCGAATTGTCGCACGACCAATTGCTGACCGACCCCGATGAAGCCGCTCGATTCGTCGAAGAAACCGGCGTCGACGCCCTCGCCGTTGCGATCGGAACCAGCCACGGTGCGTACAAGTTCACCAAGAAACCGACCGGCGAAGTTTTGGCGATGGACCGAATCGAAGCGATTCACGCCAAGATCCCGAACACCCACTTGGTGATGCACGGCAGCAGTAGTGTTCCCCAAGAACTTCAAGACATCATCAACCAATTCGGTGGTGAAATGAAGCAAACCTACGGCGTTCCCGTCGAAGAAATCCAGCGCGGAATCAAGAGCGGTGTCCGCAAGATCAACGTCGACACCGATTGCCGGATGGCGATCACCGGTGCGATCCGCAAGGTCCTGACCGAAGATCCTTCGGCATTCGACCCTCGTGCATACCTCAAGCCAGCTCGGACCGCAATGAAAGAAGTCTGCGTCGCCCGCATGACCGCGTTCGGCCAAGCAGGCAACGGTGCCAAGCTTCGCGCGACGCTGTAA
- the trhO gene encoding oxygen-dependent tRNA uridine(34) hydroxylase TrhO: MSNPISETNDTLPITVAAFYRFVAVPNFEAFREGFESVLDQHDVKGSVLLASEGINGTIAGPRAGIDAFFDHVRSFDEFKEVDIKLSYCEKQPFRRRRVRLKREIVTMGVEGIDPNRSVGTYVDPQDWNDLIRDPDVIVIDTRNDYEISIGTFERAQNPNTESFREFPEYVDENLDPAKQKKIAMFCTGGIRCEKSTALLKQKGFDEVYHLKGGILKYLETVPEEESLWRGDCFVFDNRVSVGHGLAEGKHVMCYACGWPVSEQEQQHEDYQAGVQCPNCVNEISEERKRRFAERQSMWERQGYER; encoded by the coding sequence ATGTCGAATCCGATTTCCGAAACGAACGACACTCTGCCAATCACCGTCGCCGCATTCTATCGCTTCGTCGCGGTCCCGAACTTTGAAGCCTTTCGTGAAGGGTTCGAGTCGGTTCTCGATCAGCATGACGTGAAGGGGTCGGTGCTCTTGGCCAGCGAAGGGATCAATGGCACGATCGCCGGGCCTCGGGCCGGGATTGACGCGTTTTTTGATCATGTTCGTTCGTTCGACGAATTCAAAGAAGTCGATATCAAGCTTTCGTATTGTGAAAAGCAACCCTTTCGGCGCCGTCGTGTTCGACTCAAACGCGAGATCGTCACGATGGGTGTCGAGGGCATTGATCCCAATAGGTCTGTCGGCACGTATGTCGACCCACAAGATTGGAACGATTTGATTCGTGATCCCGACGTTATTGTTATCGACACTCGGAACGACTACGAAATATCGATCGGAACGTTCGAGCGGGCGCAGAACCCTAACACTGAATCGTTTCGAGAGTTCCCCGAATACGTCGACGAGAATCTCGATCCGGCAAAGCAAAAGAAGATTGCTATGTTTTGTACCGGAGGCATCCGGTGTGAGAAATCAACCGCGCTGCTCAAACAAAAGGGATTTGATGAGGTCTATCACCTCAAAGGCGGTATCTTAAAGTACCTCGAAACCGTGCCGGAAGAGGAGTCGCTTTGGCGCGGGGACTGTTTTGTGTTTGATAATCGTGTGTCGGTCGGCCATGGGCTCGCCGAAGGTAAGCACGTGATGTGTTATGCCTGTGGTTGGCCGGTCAGCGAACAGGAGCAACAGCACGAGGACTATCAAGCCGGCGTGCAGTGTCCGAATTGTGTGAACGAGATTTCTGAAGAGCGTAAGCGTCGATTCGCCGAACGCCAATCGATGTGGGAACGCCAAGGGTACGAGCGTTAG
- the tpx gene encoding thiol peroxidase, producing the protein MTQTGVITFKGNPMTLAGEGLEVGSPAPEFALHYADGGIQTLTLADLKGKPSIVSVVPSLDTPTCAVQTKKFNEELAALGDKINAVTVSRDLPFAQARFCGAEDIKMRTASDYQTHAFGTDWGVQIEELKLLTRAVFVLNSDGEVAHKEIVSEVTEEPDYATAMAALRMLL; encoded by the coding sequence ATGACTCAAACAGGTGTCATTACATTTAAAGGCAATCCGATGACTTTGGCCGGCGAAGGCCTGGAAGTTGGTTCACCGGCGCCCGAATTTGCCTTGCACTACGCCGACGGAGGTATCCAGACGCTGACGCTCGCGGACCTGAAGGGAAAGCCATCGATCGTGAGTGTCGTCCCCAGCTTGGATACTCCGACCTGCGCCGTGCAGACGAAGAAATTCAATGAAGAGTTGGCCGCACTCGGCGACAAAATCAATGCCGTCACCGTCAGCCGCGATCTGCCGTTCGCGCAGGCTCGTTTCTGTGGCGCCGAAGACATCAAAATGCGAACCGCCAGCGACTACCAAACACACGCGTTCGGCACGGATTGGGGCGTTCAGATCGAAGAGCTAAAGTTGCTCACCCGCGCCGTTTTCGTCCTCAATTCCGATGGCGAAGTCGCCCATAAGGAAATTGTCTCCGAAGTCACCGAGGAGCCTGATTACGCGACCGCAATGGCGGCGCTTCGCATGCTCCTGTAA